In Planctomycetota bacterium, the genomic window GCGGGGCGGGTGGTATACTCGGCTCTTTGAGGCCCGGAAGGAGCGACCGTGCCGCAGATTTACGTCACTTATCCCATCCCCGGTCCGGGCATCGAGCTGCTGCGCGAATCGGCGCACGATTTGATCGTCAACCCCGTCGAGCGGTTCCTGAGCACCGATGAGCTGCACCGGGCGATCGCCGGGTGCGCCGGCGTGCTGACGCAGTTGCGTGACAAGGTCGATGGGGCGTTTTTCGAGGCGGCGGGGCCGGGCCTGAAGGTGGTCAGCAACTACGCCGTGGGCTTCAACAACATTGATGTGGCGGAAGCGGAGCGGCGGGGGGTGACGGTCTGCAACACGCCCGGCGTGCTGACGGACGCCACGGCCGACATCGCCTGGGCCCTGCTCATGGGCATCGCCCGGCGGGTCAGCGAAGGCGATCGCATGGTGCGGGAAGGGCGGTGGACCGGGTGGAACCCCCATCAACTGCTCGGCTCGGACATCGCCGGGCGAACGCTGGCGATCATCGGCGCGGGGCGGATCGGGTATGCCATGGCCAAGCGGTCCATCGGCTGGGACATGCCGCTGCTATACGTCGCCCGACATGACAAGCGGGAGTTCGACCGGCTCGGCGCCCGCCGCGTCGAGCTCGATCAGGCGCTATCGGAGGCGGACTTCGTGTCGATTCATGTGCCGCTTTCGGAGGCGACGCACCACCTGATCGATGCGCGTCGATTGGCGTTGATGAAGCCCACTGCCTATTTAATCAACACCGCTCGCGGGCCCGTTGTCGATGAGCAGGCACTCGTCAAAGCACTACAGGCGGGGCAGATCGCGGGGGCGGGGCTCGATGTATATGAACGGGAACCTGAGCTTGAGCAGGGGCTTGCGGCTTGCGACAATGCGCTTCTGCTCCCCCATCTCGGGTCGGCGACCCATCAGACCCGCGCGGCGATGAGCGACATCGCGGCCCGGAATTTGCTTTG contains:
- a CDS encoding D-glycerate dehydrogenase, whose amino-acid sequence is MPQIYVTYPIPGPGIELLRESAHDLIVNPVERFLSTDELHRAIAGCAGVLTQLRDKVDGAFFEAAGPGLKVVSNYAVGFNNIDVAEAERRGVTVCNTPGVLTDATADIAWALLMGIARRVSEGDRMVREGRWTGWNPHQLLGSDIAGRTLAIIGAGRIGYAMAKRSIGWDMPLLYVARHDKREFDRLGARRVELDQALSEADFVSIHVPLSEATHHLIDARRLALMKPTAYLINTARGPVVDEQALVKALQAGQIAGAGLDVYEREPELEQGLAACDNALLLPHLGSATHQTRAAMSDIAARNLLCVLHGDPPPHKVSITTSV